In Actinoplanes derwentensis, the following proteins share a genomic window:
- a CDS encoding DUF7824 domain-containing protein: MSLTWETLEGLAGKDHGAGIVRLLTGATEAERLAVFKAVEAGIKGADPSAWWRDQINPAGAFAIAVLGTAPTAQKAAALLTRRNLRDQWRWMPVGYMLDVAAAREVDWLGDLGHRLAQRLSTRDVWDSSEFDFTAAFMRAGGVEPPVTESVVKGWLAGLIRPRGKRVPPLTMRLRDDPYLDLLLPSVFEIDGLGADIFNAAWSDGSDNPGSVTRFPGAVAALVAEGRLERKTVLAATVDRLARGDRPNALRPFVVLHETLAPTVDEIAEYSPDYHQLLAEAPGPIAALAQTALRTLDDSGRLDPETLLDASVPMLVRKEKTLVKAQIAWLERLARREPGQAGAIYETIAAAFGHPALDIQERALTLIAKQLPGLDPGSAARIAGESSMLAGDLTARAAEIFGTTVAAGSAPVAPVVLVPVETPLMPPPITTAAELAEELVILLHDQTGVRWERVLAAVVTLHAGGRRAELAGALAPILDRHSGWFDTNRWNSGSPFHGLGTAIRMSTDPPRHDTGHQQLYSSVRIAWQEGRRGGGSSKLSASPTGVLALRAAEIAVHINGSMMPMLVATPTHTNGSINPAVLLERLTRAEAEGWQPWQFDLEQALLRLPRTGVPAGIPVAAGQLTSPAGRQFAQWLDSGGLPDPVSEPFEQLGEKNESGAFTWDAPVPRRMGARLTPARDGGLRLERQLLTHQPKRHPEWSPDDFMGVHSVLTMVLPHHREVAAAWALGDLGSLADQGRKEHGALLPLLAECTGPVGPALAYGLAYGLGAKHEQDRVAAVDAFLTLAATPEPFAAAVGAALADLCADSTVKLSRVTPALADAHRAGASTAVWELLTTVLPPLLATRLRAVPDLLELATQVAVALGPHARSTEIPGLAEVAALPGTSRLVQESKRLHTTLAGPA; this comes from the coding sequence ATGAGCCTCACCTGGGAGACCCTGGAGGGACTGGCCGGCAAGGATCACGGCGCCGGGATCGTCCGGCTGCTGACCGGGGCCACCGAAGCCGAGCGCCTGGCGGTGTTCAAGGCGGTCGAGGCCGGGATCAAGGGTGCGGACCCGTCGGCCTGGTGGCGGGACCAGATCAACCCGGCCGGGGCGTTCGCCATCGCCGTCCTCGGCACCGCACCGACCGCGCAGAAGGCGGCAGCCCTGCTGACCCGCCGTAACCTGCGGGACCAGTGGCGGTGGATGCCGGTCGGATACATGCTGGACGTCGCCGCCGCCCGCGAGGTGGACTGGCTCGGCGATCTGGGGCACCGGCTGGCCCAGCGGCTGTCCACCCGGGACGTGTGGGACAGCAGCGAGTTCGATTTCACCGCCGCGTTCATGCGGGCCGGCGGAGTCGAGCCGCCGGTCACCGAGAGCGTGGTGAAAGGCTGGCTGGCGGGGCTGATCCGCCCCCGCGGGAAACGGGTGCCGCCGCTGACGATGCGGCTGCGGGACGATCCGTACCTCGATCTGCTCCTGCCCTCGGTCTTCGAGATCGACGGACTGGGCGCCGACATCTTCAACGCGGCCTGGAGTGACGGCTCGGACAACCCGGGGTCGGTGACCCGTTTCCCCGGCGCGGTCGCCGCCCTGGTCGCCGAGGGCCGGCTGGAGCGTAAGACGGTCCTGGCCGCCACCGTCGACCGGCTGGCCCGGGGCGACAGACCCAACGCGCTGCGCCCGTTCGTGGTCCTGCACGAGACGCTGGCACCCACGGTGGACGAGATCGCGGAGTACTCGCCGGACTATCACCAGCTGCTGGCCGAGGCGCCCGGCCCGATCGCCGCGCTCGCCCAGACCGCACTGCGGACGCTCGACGACAGCGGCCGTCTCGACCCGGAAACCCTGCTCGACGCCAGCGTCCCGATGCTGGTGCGCAAGGAGAAGACGCTGGTCAAAGCGCAGATCGCGTGGTTGGAGAGGCTGGCTCGCCGGGAACCCGGCCAGGCCGGCGCGATCTACGAGACGATCGCCGCGGCGTTCGGCCATCCCGCACTGGACATTCAGGAGCGGGCGCTGACCCTGATCGCCAAGCAGTTGCCCGGTCTCGATCCGGGCAGCGCCGCCCGGATCGCCGGTGAGTCGTCGATGCTGGCCGGTGACCTGACCGCGCGGGCCGCCGAGATCTTCGGCACCACGGTGGCCGCCGGCTCGGCCCCGGTGGCGCCGGTGGTGCTGGTCCCGGTCGAGACGCCTCTGATGCCACCGCCGATCACCACCGCCGCCGAGCTGGCCGAGGAACTGGTGATCCTGTTGCACGACCAGACCGGCGTCCGGTGGGAGCGGGTGCTGGCCGCCGTGGTCACCCTGCACGCCGGTGGCCGCCGGGCGGAGCTGGCCGGCGCGCTGGCCCCGATCCTCGACCGGCACTCCGGCTGGTTCGACACGAACCGGTGGAACTCCGGGTCGCCCTTCCACGGCCTCGGCACCGCCATCCGGATGTCCACCGACCCGCCCCGGCACGACACCGGTCACCAGCAGCTCTACAGTTCGGTGCGGATCGCCTGGCAGGAGGGACGCCGGGGCGGCGGCAGCTCGAAACTGTCCGCGTCGCCGACCGGGGTGCTGGCGTTGCGGGCCGCCGAGATCGCCGTGCACATCAACGGTTCGATGATGCCGATGCTGGTCGCCACCCCGACCCACACGAACGGGAGCATCAACCCGGCGGTGCTGCTGGAGCGGCTGACCCGGGCCGAGGCCGAGGGCTGGCAGCCGTGGCAGTTCGACCTGGAACAGGCTCTGCTGCGGCTGCCCCGCACCGGCGTCCCGGCCGGGATCCCGGTCGCGGCCGGGCAGCTCACCTCACCGGCCGGGCGGCAGTTCGCGCAGTGGCTCGACTCCGGCGGCCTGCCCGATCCGGTCAGCGAGCCGTTCGAGCAGCTCGGCGAGAAGAACGAGTCGGGCGCGTTCACCTGGGACGCACCGGTCCCCCGCCGGATGGGCGCGCGGCTCACCCCGGCCCGGGACGGCGGCCTCCGCCTGGAACGGCAGCTGCTCACTCATCAGCCGAAAAGACATCCGGAGTGGTCACCGGACGACTTCATGGGTGTGCACAGTGTGCTGACCATGGTGCTGCCACACCATCGCGAGGTGGCGGCGGCGTGGGCGCTGGGCGACCTGGGTTCCCTGGCCGACCAGGGCCGGAAGGAGCACGGCGCGCTGCTGCCGCTGCTGGCCGAGTGCACCGGCCCGGTCGGTCCCGCTCTGGCGTACGGACTGGCCTACGGCCTGGGCGCCAAACACGAACAGGACCGGGTGGCCGCCGTCGACGCGTTCCTGACGCTGGCCGCCACACCCGAACCGTTCGCGGCGGCGGTCGGTGCGGCCCTGGCCGACCTGTGCGCCGACAGCACGGTGAAACTGTCCCGGGTGACTCCAGCGCTGGCCGACGCCCACCGGGCCGGAGCCTCCACAGCGGTCTGGGAACTGTTGACCACAGTCCTGCCACCGCTGCTGGCGACCAGGCTGCGGGCCGTCCCCGATCTGCTGGAACTGGCCACCCAGGTGGCGGTCGCTCTGGGCCCACACGCCAGGAGCACCGAGATCCCCGGCTTGGCCGAGGTGGCCGCTCTCCCCGGCACCTCCCGCCTGGTCCAGGAGTCGAAACGCCTGCACACCACCCTGGCCGGCCCGGCATGA
- a CDS encoding SWIM zinc finger family protein, whose protein sequence is MVSAAYSYLGSSALDDGLTLQTSGGPAAHPRFFTGFLTDPGAAATGLLAVAEVARTRYFRPLPPTSLDPVVTAGSDRLRFESFSGCCGVYARMDVLPGGLDGDIVAHGTTNVDVNLPLQRALTRVGRTDPMHVAVGPDDLTVTTFDGELVERKVPLPSRWLRGFAEAQVLTARFDARAEVGVAEARVLLNRLPVGDKSVLWAVPAGRSLRFTSRPVPGAVCLPGAGRLTALKPFLRYGGKLTVYGPAVAAGSGPVASTWELSTPSLRLSLTLSPEPSRGFSGEGAVLDSLISDEAADDADLVSALLSWDPTIDVDALATAAGLGAARVRDALTQLGTAGRVGYDVAEAGYFHRTLPYSADVVEKMNPRLAGARALAAAGTVTAGPEVSVVRSGDEIYHVRDATSCTCPWWAKHRGDRGPCKHALAVRLVQAGAAADLEDAEVTA, encoded by the coding sequence ATGGTTTCCGCGGCGTACTCGTACCTCGGCTCGTCGGCCCTCGACGACGGCCTCACCCTGCAGACTTCCGGTGGCCCGGCGGCACACCCCCGTTTCTTCACCGGCTTCCTGACCGATCCCGGCGCCGCCGCCACCGGTCTGCTGGCCGTGGCCGAGGTGGCCCGCACCCGCTACTTCCGGCCGCTGCCGCCGACCAGCCTCGACCCGGTCGTCACGGCCGGTTCGGACCGGCTGCGGTTCGAGTCGTTCTCCGGCTGCTGCGGGGTCTACGCGCGGATGGACGTGCTGCCCGGCGGCCTGGACGGCGACATCGTCGCGCACGGCACCACCAACGTGGACGTCAACCTGCCGTTGCAGCGGGCCCTGACCCGGGTCGGGCGCACCGATCCGATGCACGTCGCGGTCGGCCCCGACGACCTGACCGTCACCACGTTCGACGGTGAACTGGTCGAGCGCAAGGTGCCGCTGCCGTCCCGCTGGCTGCGCGGGTTCGCCGAGGCGCAGGTCCTCACCGCCCGGTTCGACGCGCGCGCCGAGGTCGGCGTGGCCGAGGCCCGGGTGCTGCTCAACCGGCTGCCGGTCGGTGACAAGTCGGTTCTCTGGGCGGTTCCGGCCGGTCGTTCGCTGCGCTTCACCTCCCGGCCGGTGCCGGGCGCGGTCTGCCTCCCGGGCGCCGGGCGACTGACAGCCCTCAAACCCTTCTTGCGGTACGGGGGGAAGCTCACCGTCTACGGCCCGGCCGTCGCCGCCGGGAGTGGCCCGGTCGCCAGCACGTGGGAGTTGAGCACGCCGTCGCTGCGGCTGTCGCTGACGTTGTCGCCGGAGCCGTCCCGTGGCTTCTCCGGTGAGGGCGCGGTCCTCGACTCGCTGATCAGTGACGAGGCGGCCGACGACGCTGACCTGGTCAGCGCCCTGCTCTCGTGGGATCCGACGATCGACGTGGACGCGCTGGCCACCGCCGCGGGCCTCGGGGCGGCCCGGGTCCGCGACGCGCTCACCCAGCTCGGGACGGCCGGGCGGGTCGGTTACGACGTGGCCGAGGCGGGCTACTTCCACCGCACCCTGCCGTACTCCGCGGACGTCGTGGAGAAGATGAACCCCCGCCTGGCCGGTGCCCGGGCGCTGGCCGCGGCCGGCACGGTGACCGCCGGGCCCGAGGTGTCGGTGGTGCGCAGCGGCGACGAGATCTACCACGTGCGCGACGCGACGTCCTGCACCTGCCCGTGGTGGGCAAAGCACCGCGGCGATCGTGGCCCGTGCAAACACGCCCTGGCGGTGCGCCTGGTCCAGGCCGGCGCCGCCGCCGACCTGGAGGACGCGGAGGTGACGGCATGA
- the pgi gene encoding glucose-6-phosphate isomerase has product MSQHVSDSAEWQALQGLAEKFSTVHLRDLFDSDPQRGERYATDLAGLYVDYSKNLVTDEVLTALTALAQRAKLSEKITAMFSGEHINITEDRAVLHTALRLPRDAALVVDGQDVVADVHEVLDKMGAFADKVRSGEWKGHTGEHIKTIVNIGIGGSDLGPVMAYEALKDFTQRDIEARFVSNIDPTDLFEKTHDLDPATTLFIVVSKTFTTQETLTNAQEARSWLLEGLGGDAAAVAKHFVAVSTNASKVADFGIDTANMFGFWDWVGGRYSLPSAVGLSVMIAIGKDRFAEMLAGYHAVDEHFRSTPIERNIPALLGLINVWYDTFLGAQSHAVLPYAQYLHRFAAYLQQLTMESNGKSTRLSGEPVSYQTGEVFWGEPGTNGQHAFYQLVHQGTKLIPADFIGFSKPNHDIGEMHDLLMSNFLAQTGALAFGRTLEQVKAEGTDPKVAPHRVMQGNHPTTTILAESLTPGTFGQLVALYEHITFTQGVIWEINSFDQWGVELGKVMANQLAPKLTSRETPADDADSSTNSLIKRYRAQRGR; this is encoded by the coding sequence ATGAGCCAACACGTTTCCGACAGTGCCGAGTGGCAGGCTCTTCAGGGTCTCGCCGAGAAGTTCTCCACGGTGCACCTGCGCGACCTGTTCGACAGCGACCCGCAGCGTGGTGAGCGTTACGCCACCGATCTCGCCGGGCTCTACGTCGACTACAGCAAGAACCTGGTCACCGACGAGGTGCTGACCGCCCTGACCGCGCTCGCGCAGCGGGCGAAGCTCAGCGAGAAGATCACCGCGATGTTCTCCGGTGAGCACATCAACATCACCGAGGACCGTGCCGTCCTGCACACCGCGCTGCGCCTGCCGCGCGACGCCGCGCTCGTCGTCGACGGGCAGGACGTGGTCGCCGACGTGCACGAGGTCCTCGACAAGATGGGTGCGTTCGCCGACAAGGTCCGCTCGGGGGAGTGGAAGGGCCACACCGGCGAACACATCAAGACGATCGTGAACATCGGCATCGGCGGCTCCGACCTGGGCCCGGTGATGGCGTACGAGGCGCTGAAGGATTTCACCCAGCGCGACATCGAGGCCCGTTTCGTCTCGAACATCGACCCCACCGACCTGTTCGAGAAGACGCACGACCTCGACCCGGCCACCACTCTGTTCATCGTGGTGTCCAAGACGTTCACCACGCAGGAGACGCTGACCAATGCCCAGGAGGCCCGTTCCTGGCTGCTGGAGGGCCTCGGCGGTGACGCGGCCGCGGTCGCCAAGCACTTCGTCGCGGTCAGCACCAACGCGTCGAAGGTCGCCGACTTCGGCATCGACACGGCCAACATGTTCGGCTTCTGGGACTGGGTGGGCGGCCGCTACTCGCTGCCGTCCGCGGTCGGCCTCTCCGTCATGATCGCTATCGGCAAGGACCGCTTCGCCGAGATGCTCGCCGGTTACCACGCCGTCGACGAGCACTTCCGCAGCACGCCGATCGAGCGCAACATCCCGGCCCTGCTCGGCCTGATCAACGTCTGGTACGACACGTTCCTCGGCGCCCAGTCGCACGCCGTCCTGCCCTACGCGCAGTACCTGCACCGCTTCGCCGCCTACCTCCAGCAGCTCACCATGGAGAGCAACGGCAAGTCGACGCGGCTGAGCGGCGAGCCGGTCAGTTACCAGACCGGCGAGGTGTTCTGGGGCGAGCCCGGCACCAACGGCCAGCACGCGTTCTACCAGCTGGTCCACCAGGGCACCAAGCTGATCCCGGCGGACTTCATCGGCTTCAGCAAGCCGAACCACGACATCGGCGAGATGCACGACCTGCTGATGTCGAACTTCCTGGCCCAGACCGGCGCGCTCGCCTTCGGCCGCACCCTGGAGCAGGTCAAGGCCGAGGGCACCGACCCGAAGGTCGCTCCGCACCGGGTCATGCAGGGCAACCACCCGACCACCACGATCCTGGCCGAGAGCCTCACGCCGGGCACGTTCGGGCAGCTGGTGGCGCTCTACGAGCACATCACGTTCACCCAGGGCGTGATCTGGGAGATCAACTCGTTCGACCAGTGGGGTGTGGAACTGGGCAAGGTGATGGCCAACCAGCTGGCGCCGAAACTGACGTCGCGCGAGACCCCCGCCGACGACGCCGACTCGTCGACGAACTCGCTGATCAAGCGGTACCGGGCGCAGCGCGGCCGCTGA
- a CDS encoding winged helix DNA-binding domain-containing protein translates to MDTDTALSLRMTSLLLGDRSQPDVASVVEWFGAMQAQDLQSVLWSLGARLPGATQSEVVAATERNDVVRTWPMRGTVHLIPSADAHWMLELTGVRALAGAAKRREFLGLSEKDADRAADILGEALTGGGRLTRSECVAAINAGGVPVTGQLGYHLLWYASQRAVTAIAPNRGTEQTFVLLDEWATKRNTPSRDEALAILAHRYFRSHGPTTVKDFAGWTGLTMGDSRKAVAAAGLEKVGDDVWVDPEVLDAAPVTGWRALPGFDEYMLGYKDRSMMATPEQVAKIIPGGNGVFQSTLVRDGRVMATWKRTIGKKAVTVSVLPLADFDLNEAVPALEPFAAYLGLPLMVKKP, encoded by the coding sequence GTGGACACCGACACGGCCCTGAGCCTTCGAATGACCAGCCTGCTGCTCGGCGACCGCTCGCAGCCCGACGTGGCGAGTGTCGTCGAGTGGTTCGGCGCGATGCAGGCGCAGGATCTGCAGAGCGTGCTGTGGTCGCTCGGCGCACGGCTGCCCGGCGCGACCCAATCCGAGGTGGTGGCCGCCACCGAGCGGAACGATGTGGTGCGGACCTGGCCGATGCGCGGCACCGTTCACCTGATCCCGTCCGCCGACGCGCACTGGATGCTGGAGCTGACCGGTGTGCGGGCACTGGCCGGTGCGGCGAAACGCCGCGAGTTCCTCGGCCTCAGCGAGAAGGACGCGGACCGGGCGGCCGACATCCTCGGCGAGGCCCTCACCGGCGGCGGCCGCCTGACACGATCGGAGTGCGTGGCCGCGATCAACGCGGGCGGCGTCCCGGTCACCGGCCAACTCGGCTACCACCTGTTGTGGTACGCCAGCCAGCGCGCCGTGACCGCCATCGCCCCCAACCGTGGCACCGAGCAGACGTTCGTCCTGCTCGACGAGTGGGCCACGAAACGCAACACCCCGTCCCGCGACGAGGCCCTGGCGATCCTGGCCCACCGCTATTTCCGCTCCCACGGCCCGACCACGGTCAAGGACTTCGCCGGCTGGACCGGCCTGACCATGGGCGACTCCCGCAAGGCGGTGGCCGCTGCCGGCCTGGAGAAAGTCGGCGACGACGTCTGGGTCGACCCGGAGGTTCTCGACGCGGCTCCGGTGACCGGTTGGCGAGCGTTGCCGGGTTTCGACGAGTACATGCTGGGCTACAAGGACCGTTCCATGATGGCCACCCCCGAACAGGTCGCCAAGATCATCCCCGGCGGCAACGGCGTCTTCCAGTCCACCCTGGTCCGCGACGGAAGGGTGATGGCCACCTGGAAGCGCACCATCGGCAAGAAGGCGGTGACCGTGTCCGTGTTGCCGCTCGCCGACTTCGATCTGAACGAGGCGGTCCCGGCGCTGGAGCCTTTCGCGGCTTACCTAGGGCTGCCGTTAATGGTTAAGAAGCCTTGA
- a CDS encoding carbohydrate-binding protein — MRHASSTCVDAACRWGAGGEWGCAGVPVQQGGGRRLLPTIWAEGVTCTAGHQVTCQSTLYQALVTHTARAGTGWNPAATPTPWTSLAPAPAEIRPPPVRRRPRPPPRRRRHRPTRPAAA; from the coding sequence GTGAGGCATGCGAGTTCGACATGTGTTGATGCCGCTTGCCGCTGGGGCGCTGGTGGCGAGTGGGGCTGTGCCGGCGTTCCAGTCCAGCAGGGCGGCGGCCGTCGCCTGCTCCCGACGATCTGGGCCGAAGGTGTCACCTGCACCGCGGGTCACCAGGTCACCTGTCAGTCCACTCTCTATCAGGCGCTGGTCACCCACACCGCCCGGGCCGGAACCGGCTGGAATCCGGCGGCGACCCCGACACCGTGGACCTCGCTGGCGCCTGCACCGGCGGAAATCCGTCCCCCTCCGGTTCGCCGTCGTCCTCGCCCTCCACCTCGCCGTCGCCGTCACCGTCCAACCCGACCGGCTGCGGCGTGA
- a CDS encoding sensor histidine kinase translates to MSRPVAPHRSLVVRLLGTSVLIVILSVATAAWLAAKTATRAVQAERGQSLAGDSRIYDTLLGFAAAHDSWNGVELTVQHLGDETGRQITLTTADGQPIAATHPGGKLPGRPSAVLDPLGATTGVIDPRAVGPYQLTERDRSAQRAQAEKRLNCLHEQGIEATVAERPSGRSVVRLAERNPRQRQNCSFREDAPTQTELAALKELSHGLGRCLTDRHLPQVDVYSVDFTWQYRPDNIGGSSQDIQDCVDRARRDQLRPYVAPSARLYLSSPARPPTPVFELSSASTLRIAGATAFVLLAAVTATLVVGMRLVRPLRALTTAADRAVHRPAPVAITRNDEIGRLAGAFNDLAARSERSEEQRRTMVNDIAHELRSPLTNIRNWLTAGQDGLAELDQDLVGLLLEESGLLQHIIDDLADLADADAGTLALNRDSYFIADLLVQVSEAHRGAAERWEVSLGLDVTADPEAAVDPARFRQIVGNLLANAIRHTPAGGRVDIRARTEADDLVVDVADTGEGIAATDLPHVFDRFWRADKARTPATGGSGLGLSIARKLVQAHGGDITAASTPGMGSTFTVRMPTRATPE, encoded by the coding sequence ATGAGCCGCCCCGTCGCACCGCACCGCAGCCTGGTCGTCCGGCTGCTGGGCACCTCCGTGCTGATCGTCATCCTGTCGGTCGCGACCGCCGCCTGGCTGGCGGCCAAGACCGCGACCCGCGCGGTGCAGGCGGAACGCGGCCAGTCGCTGGCCGGCGACTCCCGGATCTACGACACCCTGCTCGGTTTCGCCGCCGCGCACGACAGCTGGAACGGCGTCGAGTTGACCGTCCAGCACCTCGGCGACGAGACCGGCCGGCAGATCACCCTCACCACCGCGGACGGCCAGCCGATCGCCGCGACCCACCCGGGCGGCAAGCTACCGGGCCGGCCCTCCGCGGTACTGGACCCGCTCGGCGCCACGACCGGCGTCATCGACCCGCGCGCGGTCGGCCCGTACCAGCTGACCGAGCGGGACCGGTCCGCGCAGCGGGCCCAGGCCGAGAAACGCCTGAACTGCCTGCACGAACAGGGCATCGAGGCGACGGTCGCCGAGCGGCCCAGCGGGCGCTCGGTGGTGCGACTGGCGGAGCGGAACCCACGGCAGCGGCAGAACTGCTCCTTCCGCGAGGACGCCCCCACCCAGACCGAGCTGGCCGCGCTCAAGGAACTTTCACACGGACTCGGGCGGTGCCTGACCGACCGGCATCTGCCGCAGGTGGACGTGTACAGCGTGGACTTCACCTGGCAGTACCGCCCCGACAATATCGGCGGCAGCAGCCAGGACATCCAGGACTGCGTCGACCGGGCCCGGCGGGACCAGCTCCGCCCGTACGTCGCACCGTCGGCCCGCCTCTACCTGAGCAGTCCCGCCCGGCCCCCGACACCGGTATTCGAACTGTCGTCCGCGAGCACCCTGCGCATTGCCGGGGCCACAGCGTTCGTACTTCTCGCCGCTGTCACCGCGACCCTCGTCGTGGGGATGCGGCTGGTCCGACCGCTGCGTGCCCTGACCACCGCCGCGGACCGGGCCGTCCATCGCCCGGCCCCCGTGGCGATCACCCGCAACGACGAGATCGGCCGGCTCGCCGGCGCCTTCAACGACCTGGCCGCACGCAGCGAGCGCAGCGAGGAGCAGCGCCGCACCATGGTCAACGACATCGCCCACGAGCTGCGCAGCCCACTCACCAACATCCGCAACTGGCTGACCGCCGGTCAGGACGGCCTCGCCGAACTGGACCAGGACCTGGTGGGTCTGCTGCTGGAGGAGTCCGGCCTGCTCCAGCACATCATCGACGACCTCGCCGACCTCGCCGACGCCGATGCCGGCACCCTTGCCCTGAACCGGGACAGCTACTTCATCGCCGACCTGCTCGTGCAGGTCAGCGAAGCCCACCGGGGCGCCGCCGAACGCTGGGAGGTCAGCCTGGGCCTCGATGTCACCGCCGACCCGGAGGCCGCCGTCGACCCGGCCCGGTTCCGGCAGATCGTGGGCAACCTGCTGGCCAACGCCATCCGGCACACGCCGGCCGGCGGCCGGGTCGACATCCGGGCCCGCACCGAGGCCGACGACCTGGTCGTCGACGTCGCCGACACCGGCGAGGGCATCGCCGCGACGGATCTGCCGCACGTCTTCGACCGCTTCTGGCGGGCCGACAAGGCACGCACCCCGGCCACGGGCGGCAGCGGCCTGGGCCTGTCGATCGCCCGCAAGCTGGTCCAGGCCCACGGCGGCGACATCACCGCCGCCAGCACACCGGGAATGGGCAGCACGTTCACCGTCCGCATGCCCACGCGAGCGACACCCGAATAA
- a CDS encoding response regulator transcription factor, producing MPDLLVLDVLMTEIDGRDVCRVLRVDYDLPILMLAARSSADDRVLGLELGADGYLTKPYDPRELVAEPGRAHTRRELAERLGGLDRTATDRGVDMHVVNPRRKLQPDPRSPAYLLTVHGFGYKLADGSAG from the coding sequence GTGCCCGACCTGCTCGTGCTCGACGTGCTGATGACCGAGATCGACGGCCGGGACGTGTGCCGGGTCCTGCGGGTCGACTACGACCTGCCGATCCTGATGCTCGCCGCGCGGTCCAGCGCCGACGACCGGGTGCTCGGCTTGGAACTCGGCGCCGACGGCTACCTGACCAAGCCGTACGACCCCCGGGAGCTGGTCGCCGAGCCGGGACGGGCGCACACCCGCCGGGAGCTGGCCGAACGGCTCGGCGGCCTGGACCGCACCGCCACCGACCGGGGCGTCGACATGCACGTGGTGAACCCGCGCCGCAAGCTGCAACCCGATCCGCGCAGCCCGGCGTACCTGCTGACGGTGCACGGCTTCGGCTACAAGCTCGCCGACGGCTCGGCCGGATGA
- a CDS encoding MFS transporter, with product MANLHANVSAHRWGPFFSGFLVPLRDNDFRWVWLSRILLTFGYAASTALGLYMLQSYITPAMSLADATRTAPLLTAASLPGTIVALLLAGRISDRIGRRKPLVVAASVLMALSMLIPLFWAALPALFLQSIVAGIAFGIYLPVDQALFIDVLPDKAAAGRDLGIAGLGSNLGQALGPVLAGQVVALTGGYRGVWAVATVLTAIAAIAILRVRTAK from the coding sequence ATGGCCAACCTCCACGCGAATGTGTCGGCGCACCGCTGGGGACCGTTCTTCTCGGGCTTCCTCGTCCCGCTGCGTGACAACGACTTTCGCTGGGTCTGGCTGTCACGGATCCTGCTGACCTTCGGCTACGCCGCCTCGACCGCCCTGGGCCTGTACATGCTGCAGAGCTACATCACACCCGCGATGAGCCTCGCCGACGCCACCCGGACAGCTCCGCTGCTCACCGCCGCCTCGCTGCCGGGCACCATCGTTGCGCTGCTGCTGGCCGGCCGCATCTCCGACCGGATCGGCCGCCGTAAGCCGCTCGTCGTCGCCGCCTCGGTGCTGATGGCACTGTCGATGCTCATCCCGCTGTTCTGGGCGGCCCTGCCCGCGTTGTTCCTGCAGAGCATCGTGGCTGGCATCGCGTTCGGCATCTACCTGCCAGTCGACCAGGCCCTGTTCATCGACGTGCTGCCGGACAAGGCGGCAGCCGGCCGGGACCTCGGCATCGCCGGCCTCGGCTCCAACCTCGGCCAGGCCCTCGGCCCGGTCCTGGCCGGCCAGGTCGTCGCCCTAACCGGCGGCTACCGCGGCGTCTGGGCAGTCGCCACCGTCCTGACCGCGATCGCCGCGATAGCCATCCTCCGGGTCCGCACCGCGAAATGA
- a CDS encoding SDR family oxidoreductase, with the protein MWSPRCAPKATAPAAKSPTSPTKPPWVQAGGIGRTGTSAEIAAVVAFLTGPESFYITGTDVLIDGGQAAGLRRHREH; encoded by the coding sequence CTGTGGTCACCGCGCTGCGCGCCGAAGGCTACGGCGCCTGCGGCGAAGTCACCGACATCGCCGACCAAACCTCCGTGGGTGCAGGCCGGCGGCATCGGCCGGACCGGCACCTCGGCGGAGATCGCCGCCGTGGTCGCGTTCCTCACCGGCCCGGAATCGTTCTACATCACCGGCACCGACGTGCTCATCGACGGTGGACAGGCGGCGGGGCTGCGCCGGCACCGCGAACACTGA